One stretch of Streptomyces sp. A2-16 DNA includes these proteins:
- the prfB gene encoding peptide chain release factor 2, which translates to MAVVDVSEELKSLSSTMESIEAVLDLDKLRADIAVLEEQAAAPSLWDNPDEAQKITSKLSHLQAEVRKADALRGRIDDLSVLFEMAEEEDDPDTRAEAESELTAVKKALDEMEVRTLLSGEYDSREALVNIRAEAGGVDAADFAEKLQRMYLRWAEQKGYKTEVYETSYAEEAGIKSTTFAVQAPYAYGTLSVEQGTHRLVRISPFDNQGRRQTSFAGVEILPVVEQTDHIEIDESELRVDVYRSSGPGGQGVNTTDSAVRLTHLPTGIVVSCQNERSQIQNKATAMNVLQAKLLERQRQEERAKMDALKDGGSSWGNQMRSYVLHPYQMVKDLRTEFEVGNPEAVFNGEIDGFIEAGIRWRKQQEK; encoded by the coding sequence GTGGCAGTCGTCGATGTATCCGAAGAGCTCAAGTCCCTCTCCTCGACCATGGAGTCGATCGAGGCCGTTCTGGACCTCGACAAGCTGAGGGCAGACATCGCCGTGCTCGAGGAGCAGGCGGCCGCGCCGTCCCTGTGGGACAACCCGGACGAGGCGCAGAAGATCACCAGCAAGCTGTCCCACCTCCAGGCGGAGGTCAGGAAGGCGGACGCGCTGCGCGGCCGCATCGACGACCTCTCCGTGCTGTTCGAGATGGCCGAGGAGGAGGACGACCCGGACACCCGTGCCGAGGCCGAGTCCGAGCTCACCGCCGTCAAGAAGGCGCTCGACGAGATGGAGGTGCGCACCCTCCTCTCCGGCGAGTACGACTCCCGTGAGGCGCTCGTCAACATCCGCGCCGAGGCCGGCGGTGTCGACGCGGCCGACTTCGCCGAGAAGCTGCAGCGGATGTACCTGCGCTGGGCGGAGCAGAAGGGTTACAAGACCGAGGTCTACGAGACGTCGTACGCCGAGGAGGCCGGCATCAAGTCGACCACCTTCGCCGTGCAGGCGCCGTACGCCTACGGCACGCTCTCCGTGGAGCAGGGCACCCACCGGCTCGTCCGGATCTCGCCGTTCGACAACCAGGGCCGTCGCCAGACGTCCTTCGCGGGCGTCGAGATCCTGCCCGTGGTCGAGCAGACCGACCACATCGAGATCGACGAGTCCGAACTGCGCGTGGACGTGTACCGGTCGTCCGGGCCGGGTGGTCAGGGCGTCAACACCACCGACTCCGCGGTGCGGTTGACCCACCTCCCCACCGGCATCGTCGTCTCCTGCCAGAACGAGCGGTCGCAGATCCAGAACAAGGCGACCGCGATGAACGTCCTCCAGGCGAAGCTGCTGGAGCGGCAGCGCCAGGAGGAGCGGGCCAAGATGGACGCCCTCAAGGACGGCGGCAGCTCCTGGGGCAACCAGATGCGTTCCTACGTCCTGCACCCGTACCAGATGGTCAAGGACCTGCGCACCGAGTTCGAGGTCGGCAACCCCGAGGCCGTGTTCAACGGCGAGATCGACGGCTTCATCGAGGCCGGGATTCGCTGGCGCAAGCAGCAGGAGAAGTAA
- a CDS encoding serine/threonine-protein kinase, protein MARKIGSRYTANQILGRGSAGTVWLGEGPEGPVAVKLLREDLASDQELVGRFVQERTALLGLEHPHVVSVRDLVVDGNDLALVMDLVRGTDLRTRLDREKRLAPEAAVAIVADVADGLAAAHAAGVVHRDVKPENILLDMQGPLGPGGAHPALLTDFGVAKLIDSPRRTRATKIIGTPDYLAPEIVEGLPPRASVDIYALATVLYELLAGFTPFGGGHPGAVLRRHVTETVVPLPGIPDELWQLIVQCLAKAPASRLRASELGTRLRELLPLLAGMPPLDVDEPDAESEEEPEGEAPTAASDGQPVPSGRPVRRGAVPLVPGAKPADSNRDTHTSMRVPAPDELAGGARGTARAPRAAGAPRPGSARHRVATRRRRLAVGAAALLLAVAAGIGVWAATSGDDAGASPQDSGNSAPASP, encoded by the coding sequence TTGGCACGGAAGATCGGCAGCCGGTACACCGCCAACCAGATCCTGGGGCGGGGCAGCGCCGGCACGGTGTGGCTGGGCGAGGGACCCGAGGGGCCCGTCGCCGTCAAGCTGCTGCGCGAGGATCTCGCGTCCGACCAGGAACTCGTCGGCCGCTTCGTCCAGGAGCGCACGGCGCTGCTCGGGCTCGAGCACCCCCATGTGGTCTCCGTACGGGACCTCGTGGTCGACGGCAACGACCTCGCGCTCGTCATGGACCTGGTCCGCGGCACGGATCTGCGCACCCGGCTCGACCGAGAGAAACGGCTCGCCCCCGAGGCGGCGGTCGCGATCGTGGCGGATGTCGCGGACGGCCTGGCCGCGGCCCACGCGGCGGGGGTCGTGCACCGGGACGTGAAGCCCGAGAACATCCTGCTGGACATGCAGGGACCGCTCGGCCCCGGCGGCGCGCACCCGGCCCTGCTGACCGACTTCGGCGTGGCCAAGCTCATCGACTCGCCGCGCCGGACCCGGGCCACGAAGATCATCGGGACGCCGGACTACCTGGCGCCGGAGATCGTCGAGGGACTGCCGCCGCGGGCCTCCGTGGACATCTACGCCCTCGCGACCGTCCTGTACGAGCTGCTGGCCGGGTTCACGCCGTTCGGTGGCGGGCACCCCGGGGCGGTGCTGCGGCGGCACGTCACGGAGACGGTCGTGCCGTTGCCCGGCATCCCCGACGAACTGTGGCAGCTGATCGTGCAGTGCCTGGCGAAGGCCCCCGCCTCGCGGCTGCGGGCGTCCGAGCTGGGAACGCGGCTGCGGGAACTGCTGCCGCTGCTGGCCGGGATGCCCCCGCTGGACGTGGACGAGCCGGACGCGGAGTCGGAGGAGGAACCGGAGGGCGAGGCGCCGACAGCCGCCTCCGACGGGCAGCCGGTCCCCTCCGGGCGGCCGGTGCGGCGCGGAGCCGTGCCGCTGGTGCCGGGCGCGAAGCCGGCCGACTCCAACCGGGACACGCACACGTCGATGCGGGTGCCGGCGCCCGACGAACTGGCCGGGGGTGCGCGGGGGACCGCCCGGGCGCCCCGGGCCGCGGGTGCGCCGCGTCCGGGTTCGGCCCGGCACCGGGTGGCCACGCGGCGGCGCCGGCTGGCTGTCGGGGCCGCGGCGCTGCTGCTGGCGGTCGCCGCGGGGATCGGGGTGTGGGCGGCCACGTCGGGGGACGACGCGGGGGCCTCTCCGCAGGACAGCGGCAACTCGGCGCCCGCTTCGCCGTGA
- a CDS encoding serine/threonine-protein kinase gives MRPVGSKYFLEEPLGRGATGTVWRARQRETAGAEAAVPGQPGETVAIKVLKEELASDPDIVMRFLRERSVLLRLTHPNIVRVRDLVVEGDLLALVMDLVEGPDLHRYLRENGPFSPVGAALITAQIADALAASHADGVVHRDLKPANVLLRQYGGQMHPLLTDFGIARLADSPGLTRTQEFVGTPAYVAPESAEGRPQTSAVDIYGAGILLYELVTGRPPFAGGSALEVLHQHLSAEPRRPSTVPDPLWTVIERCLSKNPDRRPSAENLARGLRVVAEGIGVHANSAQIAAAENVGALLLPDPDPAAVPETPGAADPTQVLPHGAGAVDPNAATSFLPHTHPGHQVGAADPTAVLPTNRGGAADPTAVMPPVPPGQPGQYGQQGQQGQSGGPEDPHPWQNQLRAARDRNEQTQVQYLDPNEDPLRRRPQRQVARPQQQQPPQRQQRPPQRPQQGGYGRQPQQQPQQYAPQQPQRYAPPPQPERPAREPRQPRQRSANPMRIPGLGCLKGCLFTLVILFVASWLIWELSPLQEWIGTGKSYWQQLGDIVDTVSKWIGDLGGNSSGQQ, from the coding sequence GTGCGGCCGGTAGGCAGCAAGTACTTCCTCGAGGAGCCGCTCGGACGCGGTGCCACGGGGACCGTGTGGCGAGCCCGCCAGCGGGAGACCGCGGGCGCCGAGGCCGCCGTACCCGGGCAGCCGGGCGAGACCGTCGCGATCAAGGTCCTCAAGGAGGAGCTCGCGAGCGATCCGGACATCGTGATGCGGTTCCTGCGCGAGCGCTCCGTCCTGCTCAGGCTGACCCACCCGAACATCGTGCGGGTGCGTGACCTGGTCGTCGAGGGCGATCTGCTCGCCCTGGTCATGGACCTGGTCGAGGGTCCCGACCTGCACCGCTACCTGCGGGAGAACGGCCCCTTCAGCCCGGTCGGCGCCGCTCTGATCACCGCCCAGATCGCCGACGCCCTCGCCGCGAGCCACGCCGACGGCGTGGTCCACCGCGACCTCAAGCCGGCCAACGTGCTGCTGCGGCAGTACGGCGGCCAGATGCACCCCCTGCTGACCGACTTCGGCATCGCGCGCCTCGCGGACTCCCCGGGCCTGACCCGGACCCAGGAATTCGTCGGCACGCCCGCGTACGTCGCGCCCGAGTCCGCCGAGGGCCGCCCGCAGACCTCCGCCGTGGACATCTACGGCGCCGGGATCCTGCTGTACGAGCTGGTCACCGGCCGTCCGCCGTTCGCCGGCGGCTCCGCCCTCGAAGTCCTGCACCAGCACCTGAGCGCCGAACCGCGCCGTCCCTCCACGGTCCCCGACCCGCTGTGGACGGTCATAGAGCGCTGCCTGAGCAAGAACCCGGACCGCCGTCCCAGCGCCGAGAACCTCGCGCGCGGGCTGCGTGTCGTCGCCGAGGGCATCGGCGTGCACGCGAACTCGGCACAGATCGCCGCCGCGGAGAACGTCGGCGCGCTGCTGCTGCCCGACCCGGACCCGGCGGCCGTCCCGGAGACGCCCGGCGCCGCCGACCCGACGCAGGTGCTGCCGCACGGCGCGGGTGCCGTCGACCCGAACGCCGCCACCAGCTTCCTGCCGCACACCCACCCCGGGCACCAGGTCGGCGCCGCCGACCCCACCGCCGTACTGCCGACGAACCGGGGCGGTGCGGCCGACCCGACCGCCGTCATGCCGCCGGTGCCGCCCGGACAGCCGGGCCAGTACGGGCAGCAGGGCCAGCAGGGCCAGTCCGGTGGACCCGAGGACCCGCACCCCTGGCAGAACCAGCTGCGCGCGGCCCGGGACCGCAACGAACAGACGCAGGTCCAGTACCTCGACCCCAACGAGGACCCGCTGCGCCGCCGCCCCCAGCGGCAGGTCGCCAGGCCGCAGCAACAGCAGCCGCCCCAGCGGCAGCAGCGGCCCCCGCAGCGGCCCCAGCAGGGCGGCTACGGCCGTCAGCCGCAGCAGCAGCCCCAGCAGTACGCCCCGCAACAGCCGCAGCGCTACGCGCCCCCGCCGCAGCCCGAGCGCCCCGCGCGCGAGCCCCGGCAGCCGCGCCAGCGCAGCGCCAACCCGATGAGGATCCCGGGTCTGGGCTGCCTCAAGGGCTGCCTGTTCACGCTCGTCATCCTCTTCGTCGCGAGCTGGCTGATCTGGGAGCTGAGCCCGCTCCAGGAGTGGATCGGCACCGGCAAGAGCTACTGGCAGCAGCTCGGGGACATCGTCGACACCGTGAGCAAGTGGATCGGGGATCTGGGCGGAAACTCCTCAGGTCAGCAGTAA
- a CDS encoding FHA domain-containing protein yields the protein MQIRLTVVDPLGPPDRARGRAASCDVLVTAPVGTALAAVATALASVVPTDGSTSRAGEAERGGGPVVLYADGERLDAQRATLGEPPLIDGAVLSVGAPAAPEPHPELDEAPTQLHVVAGPDAGGVHLLHGGQIHIGRSADADVPLDDPDVSRLHCAVTVGADGRVSVADLDSTNGTTLDGARVGTRPVRFPPGALLRIGESVLRLSPSGGRRLGTEPDGEGHVRVTPGGDGPAQGDERGPGGADAARTGRGGQTQSGGRAPAPATASGSGSAGHGTGVIGARGGSERAAGSGTAGFRPGAGQAAGGASAPVPAQAERSPRARGRVSAGASDTGSAEGSARARGGRDTGDASPGAPADRTHHAYGSASWGASGGGPETTGAQGHGPTEPSLVVPGQGGAPRIERRADTGGVPGGDTHGGRSGPGSFEVTRTTAVPPPPPADQAPPSATAVPDGPYAPAADAPDAPATDRRKGTPLRGTDVPQGVRRRGGLSAWARRLAGGRGEQEMPERDEAYDDAAAPVAPVPSATAAQVPEVWPDPAALLLTALGPGARLWERGPGHPEALTVRLGTADRAAPDGSGLLPAVPVTADLREAGALGLAGPRARLAGLARAVVAQLAALHAPETLEIVLISTDRSRSAQERTAEWSWLGWLPHVRPGHGQDCRLLLAHDREQAAARTDELLRRLDDHLADATLAPARGPIPAARSGASQDRPRTTARRPSWARDDAEDETGGGFPGPYTVVVVDGDPGGADLRKAVARLAAEGPRAGIHIVCLAETAPASPASPVTETYEAACAAAPTFRECGAVGLLSGDVATALRLMRVARAGVPAETGPGPDDTGAAAHRPVPDGTGTSRDRTEPGRPDSDASRPGTAPSPVGARHAEAPRSGAGARTTGAGTRGDTDTLHLTAAPVPAPVGHGTVAAVDAVSAAWAERFARALAPLRTDGTAGAGHARVSSPLPQSARLLDELGLARATPPSLMTRWADAADDPESLGGRAWAVLGAGPRGPVCADLVAEGPHLLIEGPAGSGRTELLRAVVASLAAAERPDRLSVVLMDGRDSVGAGGAGGAPSGAGGHGEGLHVCTDVPHVTTHLTANDPVRMREFAQSLSAELKRRAELLGRSDFAEWHTGRELSGRMVAQRTASPRGTAGTAGAGTAGAGGDPAAADLDSPPSSTIRLRPGAARRRTETAPPLPRLVVIVDDLDALVSPPLGSPGRPAAGSVIRALEAVSREGERLGVHLVAATGPGGRTAEWEAARRATLRVTLDAQATGPDEPAPGRGRLTWSDGRVTAFQAGRVTGRIPRTATLRPTVVPLEWERMGDPPTRRPVRELGNGPTDLALLASALERAAREVAAAEVPSLL from the coding sequence ATGCAGATCCGGCTGACCGTCGTAGACCCGCTGGGCCCGCCCGACCGGGCCCGGGGCCGCGCCGCGAGCTGCGACGTGCTGGTCACGGCTCCCGTCGGCACCGCGCTGGCCGCGGTGGCGACCGCCCTCGCCTCCGTGGTCCCCACCGACGGGAGCACCTCCCGCGCGGGCGAGGCCGAGCGCGGGGGCGGCCCGGTCGTGCTGTACGCGGACGGGGAGCGGCTCGACGCCCAGCGCGCCACCCTGGGCGAGCCGCCGCTGATCGACGGCGCCGTGCTGTCCGTGGGCGCCCCGGCGGCCCCCGAGCCCCACCCCGAGCTCGACGAGGCCCCCACCCAGCTCCATGTGGTCGCGGGGCCCGACGCGGGCGGCGTCCATCTGCTGCACGGCGGCCAGATCCACATCGGCCGCTCCGCCGACGCGGACGTCCCCCTGGACGACCCCGACGTCTCCCGCCTGCACTGCGCGGTCACGGTCGGCGCCGACGGCCGCGTCTCGGTGGCCGACCTGGACTCCACGAACGGCACGACGCTGGACGGCGCCCGCGTGGGCACGCGCCCGGTCCGCTTCCCCCCGGGAGCGCTCCTGAGGATCGGTGAGTCGGTGCTCCGGCTGTCGCCGAGCGGAGGGCGACGGCTCGGGACGGAACCGGACGGCGAGGGCCATGTGCGCGTGACCCCCGGCGGGGACGGCCCCGCGCAGGGCGACGAGCGGGGCCCCGGAGGCGCGGACGCCGCGCGGACCGGCCGCGGCGGGCAGACGCAGAGCGGAGGCCGGGCACCCGCCCCGGCAACGGCGAGCGGGTCGGGCAGTGCCGGTCATGGCACGGGCGTGATCGGGGCGCGCGGGGGTTCGGAGCGTGCCGCCGGATCCGGCACGGCGGGGTTCCGCCCCGGCGCCGGTCAGGCTGCGGGCGGCGCGTCCGCCCCGGTCCCCGCACAGGCCGAGCGTTCGCCCCGAGCGCGGGGCAGGGTGTCGGCCGGCGCCTCGGACACGGGGTCGGCCGAGGGCTCGGCACGCGCGCGGGGCGGCCGTGACACAGGCGACGCCTCGCCCGGTGCACCCGCCGACCGGACCCATCACGCCTACGGCTCCGCGAGCTGGGGCGCGTCGGGCGGCGGCCCCGAGACCACCGGGGCGCAGGGCCACGGCCCCACCGAGCCGTCGTTGGTCGTACCGGGTCAGGGCGGCGCACCCCGGATCGAGCGCCGGGCCGACACCGGCGGCGTTCCCGGCGGGGACACCCACGGCGGCCGGTCCGGACCGGGCTCCTTCGAAGTGACCCGCACGACCGCCGTCCCCCCGCCCCCACCGGCCGACCAGGCCCCGCCCTCCGCGACCGCCGTCCCCGACGGCCCCTACGCCCCTGCGGCCGACGCCCCGGACGCCCCCGCCACCGACCGCCGCAAGGGCACCCCCCTGCGCGGCACCGACGTACCGCAGGGCGTGCGGCGGCGCGGCGGGCTGTCCGCGTGGGCCCGGCGACTGGCCGGCGGGCGGGGCGAGCAGGAGATGCCCGAGCGGGACGAGGCGTACGACGATGCGGCCGCGCCCGTCGCCCCGGTGCCGTCGGCCACCGCGGCCCAGGTGCCCGAGGTCTGGCCCGATCCGGCGGCCCTGCTGCTGACGGCTCTGGGTCCCGGCGCGCGTCTGTGGGAGCGCGGGCCCGGGCATCCGGAGGCCCTCACCGTGCGGCTCGGCACCGCCGACCGGGCGGCCCCCGACGGCTCGGGGCTGCTGCCGGCCGTTCCGGTCACCGCGGATCTGCGCGAGGCCGGCGCACTGGGCCTGGCCGGTCCGCGCGCGCGGCTCGCCGGGCTGGCCCGCGCGGTGGTGGCCCAGCTCGCCGCCCTGCACGCGCCCGAGACCCTGGAGATCGTCCTGATCAGCACGGACCGCTCCCGGTCCGCGCAGGAGCGCACCGCCGAGTGGTCCTGGCTCGGCTGGCTCCCCCATGTCCGCCCCGGGCACGGCCAGGACTGCCGGCTGCTCCTCGCCCACGACCGCGAACAGGCGGCGGCCCGTACCGACGAGCTCCTGCGGCGCCTGGACGACCACCTGGCCGACGCGACGCTCGCCCCGGCCCGCGGGCCGATCCCGGCCGCCCGTTCCGGCGCCTCCCAGGACCGCCCCCGCACCACCGCCCGACGGCCCTCCTGGGCCCGGGACGACGCGGAGGACGAGACGGGCGGCGGCTTCCCGGGCCCCTACACCGTGGTCGTCGTCGACGGCGATCCCGGCGGCGCGGATCTGCGCAAGGCGGTGGCGCGGCTGGCGGCGGAGGGCCCCCGGGCCGGCATCCACATCGTGTGCCTGGCCGAGACGGCCCCGGCCTCGCCCGCCTCTCCGGTGACCGAGACCTACGAAGCGGCGTGCGCGGCGGCCCCGACGTTCCGCGAATGCGGCGCGGTCGGCCTGCTCAGCGGCGACGTGGCGACGGCACTGCGGCTGATGCGGGTGGCCCGGGCGGGGGTCCCCGCGGAGACGGGCCCCGGTCCCGACGACACCGGTGCCGCCGCCCATCGCCCCGTGCCCGACGGCACCGGCACCTCCCGCGACCGCACGGAGCCCGGCCGCCCCGACTCCGACGCCTCCCGCCCCGGCACCGCCCCGTCCCCGGTCGGCGCACGCCACGCGGAGGCGCCCCGCAGCGGCGCAGGGGCCCGCACCACCGGCGCGGGCACGCGCGGCGACACCGACACCCTCCACCTCACCGCCGCCCCCGTCCCGGCCCCGGTCGGCCACGGCACGGTCGCCGCCGTGGACGCCGTCTCCGCCGCCTGGGCCGAGCGGTTCGCCCGGGCGCTGGCCCCCCTGCGGACGGACGGGACCGCCGGCGCGGGCCACGCGCGCGTGTCCTCGCCGTTGCCCCAGTCGGCACGGCTGCTGGACGAGCTGGGTCTGGCCCGGGCCACCCCACCGTCGCTGATGACCCGCTGGGCGGACGCGGCCGACGACCCGGAGTCGCTCGGCGGCCGGGCGTGGGCCGTGCTGGGGGCCGGACCGCGCGGCCCGGTCTGCGCCGACCTCGTGGCCGAGGGCCCGCACCTGCTGATCGAGGGCCCCGCGGGCAGCGGCCGTACGGAACTGCTGCGGGCGGTCGTCGCCTCGCTGGCCGCGGCCGAGCGCCCCGACCGCCTCAGCGTCGTCCTGATGGACGGCCGGGACAGCGTCGGCGCCGGGGGTGCCGGGGGTGCCCCCTCCGGAGCGGGCGGCCACGGCGAGGGTCTGCACGTGTGCACGGACGTACCGCATGTGACCACCCATCTCACCGCCAACGACCCGGTCCGGATGCGGGAGTTCGCCCAGTCCCTGAGCGCCGAGCTGAAGCGGCGCGCGGAGCTGCTGGGCCGCTCCGACTTCGCGGAGTGGCACACCGGACGGGAGCTGTCCGGCCGTATGGTCGCCCAGCGCACGGCGTCCCCCCGGGGCACGGCCGGCACCGCGGGCGCCGGCACCGCGGGCGCCGGCGGCGACCCAGCCGCCGCCGACCTCGACTCACCGCCCAGCTCCACGATCCGCCTGCGCCCCGGGGCGGCCCGCCGCAGGACGGAGACGGCACCCCCGCTCCCCCGGCTCGTCGTGATCGTGGACGACCTCGACGCCCTGGTCTCCCCGCCGCTCGGCTCCCCCGGCCGGCCGGCCGCCGGCTCGGTCATACGCGCGCTGGAGGCGGTGTCCCGCGAGGGCGAGCGCCTGGGCGTCCACCTGGTGGCCGCGACCGGCCCGGGCGGCCGTACGGCGGAATGGGAGGCGGCCCGCCGGGCCACCCTCCGCGTCACCCTGGACGCCCAGGCCACCGGCCCGGACGAACCGGCGCCCGGCCGCGGCCGGCTGACCTGGTCCGACGGCCGGGTGACGGCCTTCCAGGCGGGCCGCGTCACGGGCCGTATCCCCCGTACGGCGACCCTGCGCCCGACGGTCGTTCCCCTGGAGTGGGAGCGCATGGGCGACCCCCCGACCCGCCGCCCGGTCCGCGAGCTGGGGAACGGCCCGACAGATCTTGCTCTGCTCGCCAGCGCATTGGAACGGGCAGCGAGGGAAGTCGCAGCAGCAGAGGTGCCGTCACTGCTTTAG
- a CDS encoding ABC transporter substrate-binding protein → MRSTSSTNRKPRAARTAAAALAAALALSLSACGGDDDKSSDTGATGGKETGTGVTLPKLNGQSLQVAAVWSGEEQANFKKVLAEFEKRTGAKVTFVPAQDPIVNFLGSKVAGGQPPDVAMLPQPGAIKQAVDKKWAKPLGAEAKAELAKNYSQGWQDIGKVNGTQYGVYYKAANKSLIWYNAKVFENAGATEPKTWDELLTTAQTVYDSGVTPFSVGGAEGWTLTDWFENVYLSQAGPEKYDQLAKHEIKWTDPSVKDALTTLAQVWGKKDYVATGALQTDFPASVTQTFTGGDQPKAAMVYEGDFAQVNIQTAKAEVGTDAKVFPFPKVGDTAPVVSGGDAAVILKDSKAAQALATFLASPEAATIQAKLGGYLSPNKSVDISAYPNPVQQKIAKALIESGDDFRFDMSDQAPQAFGGTPGKGEWKALQDFLANPKNVAGTQAKLEADAAAAYGN, encoded by the coding sequence ATGCGCAGCACGAGCAGCACAAACCGCAAGCCCAGGGCAGCGAGGACCGCGGCGGCCGCCCTCGCGGCAGCCCTCGCCCTCTCGCTCTCCGCATGCGGCGGAGACGACGACAAGAGCAGTGACACGGGCGCGACCGGCGGCAAGGAGACCGGCACCGGCGTCACCCTCCCCAAGCTGAACGGACAGAGCCTCCAGGTGGCCGCCGTCTGGAGCGGCGAGGAGCAGGCCAACTTCAAGAAGGTCCTCGCGGAGTTCGAGAAGCGCACCGGCGCCAAGGTGACCTTCGTGCCCGCGCAGGACCCGATCGTCAACTTCCTCGGCTCGAAGGTCGCGGGCGGTCAGCCGCCGGACGTTGCGATGCTCCCGCAGCCCGGCGCGATCAAGCAGGCCGTGGACAAGAAGTGGGCGAAGCCGCTGGGCGCGGAGGCCAAGGCGGAACTCGCCAAGAACTACTCGCAGGGCTGGCAGGACATCGGCAAGGTCAACGGCACCCAGTACGGCGTCTACTACAAGGCCGCCAACAAGTCCCTGATCTGGTACAACGCCAAGGTCTTCGAGAACGCGGGCGCGACCGAGCCGAAGACCTGGGACGAGTTGCTGACCACCGCGCAGACGGTCTACGACTCGGGCGTGACCCCGTTCTCCGTGGGCGGCGCCGAGGGCTGGACCCTGACCGACTGGTTCGAGAACGTCTACCTGTCCCAGGCCGGCCCGGAGAAGTACGACCAGCTGGCCAAGCACGAGATCAAGTGGACGGACCCGTCCGTGAAGGACGCCCTGACCACGCTGGCCCAGGTCTGGGGCAAGAAGGACTACGTCGCGACCGGCGCGCTCCAGACGGACTTCCCGGCCTCGGTGACCCAGACCTTCACCGGTGGTGACCAGCCCAAGGCGGCGATGGTCTACGAGGGCGACTTCGCGCAGGTCAACATCCAGACGGCCAAGGCGGAGGTGGGCACCGACGCGAAGGTGTTCCCCTTCCCGAAGGTCGGTGACACCGCCCCCGTGGTCTCCGGCGGCGACGCGGCGGTGATCCTGAAGGACTCCAAGGCGGCGCAGGCACTGGCCACCTTCCTGGCCTCCCCGGAAGCGGCGACGATCCAGGCCAAGCTGGGCGGCTACCTCTCGCCGAACAAGAGCGTCGACATCTCGGCGTATCCGAACCCGGTGCAGCAGAAGATCGCCAAGGCCCTGATCGAGTCGGGTGACGACTTCCGCTTCGACATGTCCGACCAGGCCCCGCAGGCCTTCGGCGGCACGCCCGGCAAGGGCGAGTGGAAGGCGCTCCAGGACTTCCTGGCCAACCCGAAGAACGTCGCGGGCACCCAGGCGAAGCTGGAGGCCGACGCGGCGGCCGCCTACGGGAACTGA
- a CDS encoding sugar ABC transporter permease, with translation MTSATEAGVPPTPASPKSRKSVTGTRRTVAALFLLPALVLLGALVVYPIGYSIVRSFYNQSGDGFAGIDNYKALFTDDGIRTALKNNVIWVVFAPTIATALGLIFAVLTERIRWGTAFKLVVFMPMAISMLAAGIIFRLVYDQDPDKGFANAVWVGVHDTFVQSSSFPKAHPGRDSPLVAQGGGFITKATVQTGGTVTLPLVGVAPEQMPGDAKKAVAPQADPGRITGTTWQDFTRGKGVGKLGGVDPSELGYPGMKIEAVKDGKVVETAKAGDDGTFSFSEKADGAQLRLPASNFKEAYNGLDWLGPSLVTPSIIGSYIWMWAGFAMVLIAAGLAGIPRELLEAARVDGASEWQVFRRVTVPLLAPVLAVVTVTLMINVLKIFDLVYIIAPGSSQDDANVLALELYRKGFSEDQPGIASAISVFLLLLVIPVMWFNIRRLRREVRR, from the coding sequence ATGACGTCGGCCACCGAGGCAGGGGTCCCACCGACCCCTGCCTCCCCCAAGTCGCGCAAGAGCGTGACCGGCACGCGCAGGACCGTGGCAGCGCTGTTCCTGCTGCCCGCCCTCGTGCTGCTGGGCGCACTCGTGGTCTACCCGATCGGGTACTCGATCGTCCGCAGCTTCTACAACCAGTCGGGCGACGGCTTCGCCGGGATCGACAACTACAAGGCCCTGTTCACCGACGACGGCATCCGCACGGCCCTGAAGAACAACGTCATCTGGGTGGTGTTCGCGCCGACGATCGCCACCGCTCTCGGTCTGATCTTCGCGGTGCTGACCGAGCGGATCCGCTGGGGCACGGCGTTCAAGCTGGTCGTCTTCATGCCGATGGCGATCTCGATGCTGGCGGCGGGCATCATCTTCCGCCTCGTCTACGACCAGGACCCGGACAAGGGGTTCGCGAACGCGGTGTGGGTGGGCGTGCACGACACGTTCGTGCAGTCCTCGTCGTTCCCGAAGGCCCACCCGGGCCGGGACTCGCCGCTGGTGGCCCAGGGCGGCGGCTTCATCACCAAGGCCACGGTCCAAACCGGCGGCACGGTCACGCTGCCGCTCGTGGGTGTCGCCCCGGAGCAGATGCCTGGCGACGCCAAGAAGGCCGTGGCGCCCCAGGCGGACCCGGGCCGGATCACCGGCACCACCTGGCAGGACTTCACCCGCGGCAAGGGGGTCGGCAAGCTCGGCGGGGTCGACCCGAGCGAACTCGGCTACCCCGGCATGAAGATCGAGGCGGTCAAGGACGGCAAGGTCGTCGAGACGGCGAAGGCGGGCGACGACGGCACGTTCTCCTTCTCGGAGAAGGCCGACGGGGCTCAACTACGGCTTCCGGCGAGCAACTTCAAGGAGGCCTACAACGGCCTGGACTGGCTCGGCCCGTCGCTGGTGACGCCGTCGATCATCGGGTCGTACATCTGGATGTGGGCCGGTTTCGCGATGGTGCTGATCGCGGCCGGGCTCGCGGGCATCCCCCGCGAACTCCTGGAGGCGGCCCGGGTGGACGGCGCGAGCGAGTGGCAGGTGTTCCGCAGGGTCACGGTCCCGCTCCTCGCACCCGTCCTCGCGGTCGTCACCGTCACCCTCATGATCAACGTCCTGAAGATCTTCGACCTCGTCTACATCATCGCCCCCGGCTCCTCGCAGGACGACGCGAACGTCCTCGCGCTGGAGCTGTACCGCAAGGGCTTCTCCGAGGACCAGCCGGGCATCGCGAGCGCCATCTCGGTGTTCCTGCTGCTGCTCGTCATCCCGGTGATGTGGTTCAACATCCGGCGGCTCAGGCGGGAGGTACGGCGATGA